One stretch of Aeromicrobium fastidiosum DNA includes these proteins:
- a CDS encoding metal ABC transporter ATP-binding protein produces MTDPTTPSPLAVHGLTVALDGRPVLRQVDLDVSAGEFVTLLGANGSGKSTLVRAAVGLVPFSAGTVELFGTPLDRFRDRQRLGYVPQRSRAVAGVPATMHEVVMSGRLARRRFAGWRTKDDLAAVEAAIARVGLSDRTRSAVSEMSGGQQQRALIARALAAGAELLIMDEPTAGVDHDNQESLAELLAGLVAEGTSILLVAHELGPLRPLIHRAVVLENGTVSYDGPVDAIRDPEHVHVHLHSGQPERADGFRGNPVGGRHDA; encoded by the coding sequence ATGACTGACCCCACGACTCCGTCTCCCTTGGCGGTCCACGGCCTGACCGTCGCGCTCGATGGTCGACCTGTCCTGCGACAGGTCGACCTCGACGTGTCGGCGGGCGAGTTCGTGACCCTGCTCGGTGCGAACGGGTCCGGCAAGTCGACGCTCGTGCGCGCCGCGGTGGGGCTCGTCCCGTTCTCGGCCGGCACGGTCGAGCTGTTCGGCACGCCCCTCGACCGCTTTCGTGACCGCCAGCGCCTCGGGTACGTGCCCCAGCGCTCCCGCGCGGTGGCCGGCGTGCCGGCGACGATGCACGAGGTCGTCATGAGTGGACGCCTCGCGCGCCGGCGATTCGCCGGCTGGCGCACCAAGGACGACCTCGCCGCCGTGGAGGCCGCGATCGCCCGCGTCGGGCTGTCCGACCGCACCCGCTCGGCCGTCAGCGAGATGTCAGGCGGTCAGCAGCAGCGCGCCCTGATCGCCCGCGCCCTGGCCGCTGGGGCCGAGCTGCTGATCATGGACGAGCCGACCGCCGGCGTCGACCACGACAATCAGGAGTCGCTCGCCGAGCTGCTCGCCGGTCTCGTCGCCGAGGGCACGTCGATCCTGCTCGTCGCGCACGAGCTCGGCCCCCTGCGTCCGCTGATCCACCGCGCCGTCGTGCTCGAGAACGGCACGGTGTCGTACGACGGCCCGGTCGACGCGATCCGCGACCCCGAGCACGTCCACGTGCACCTGCACAGCGGCCAGCCCGAGAGAGCCGATGGCTTCAGGGGCAACCCCGTCGGGGGGAGGCACGATGCTTGA
- the cimA gene encoding citramalate synthase translates to MSDFHVYDTTLRDGAQQEGLNLSVQDKMHISRHLDDLGVGYIEGGWPGSNPKDTEFFRLAAKELDLRHATLAAFGATRKAGVAAADDAQLAALRESGASVVTLVAKSHDRHVELALRTTLEENLAMVRDSVTHLREEGQRVFVDLEHFFDGYRANRDYALEVVRAAAAAGAEVAVLCDTNGGMLPHWVTEIVEDVMSTGARLGIHAHNDTGCAVANSMAAVQAGVSHLQGCINGYGERTGNADLVTCVANLELKLGMSLLPEGRLADATRISHAISEITNYPPHARQPYTGVSAFAHKAGLHASAIRVDADLYQHIDPSLVGNDMRLLVSEMAGRATIELKGKELGYDLASDPARLARVTDRVKAMEQAGYTFEAADASFELLLAEEVDGARTSFFEVESWRVLAESARGAEALSEATVKLRAGGVRLAVIGEGNGPVNALDHALRQAIEQVYPDVARFHLTDFRVRILDQGHGTDAITRVLIETTDGKDVWVTVGVGANIIEASWEALVDALTYGLRLHGVHPSIDG, encoded by the coding sequence GTGAGCGACTTCCACGTCTACGACACGACGCTGCGCGACGGGGCCCAGCAGGAGGGCCTCAACCTGTCGGTCCAGGACAAGATGCACATCTCGCGCCACCTCGACGACCTGGGAGTCGGCTACATCGAGGGGGGCTGGCCCGGCTCCAACCCCAAGGACACCGAGTTCTTCCGCCTCGCGGCCAAGGAGCTCGACCTGCGGCACGCGACGCTGGCCGCCTTCGGTGCCACGCGCAAGGCCGGTGTCGCCGCCGCCGACGACGCCCAGCTCGCGGCCCTGCGCGAGTCGGGTGCCTCGGTCGTCACCCTCGTCGCCAAGAGCCACGACCGCCACGTCGAGCTGGCGCTGCGCACGACGCTCGAGGAGAACCTCGCGATGGTCCGCGACTCCGTGACGCACCTGCGCGAAGAGGGCCAGCGGGTCTTCGTCGACCTCGAGCACTTCTTCGACGGCTACCGCGCCAACCGCGACTACGCCCTCGAGGTCGTCCGCGCCGCCGCCGCGGCCGGTGCCGAGGTCGCGGTGCTGTGCGACACCAACGGCGGGATGCTGCCGCACTGGGTCACCGAGATCGTCGAGGACGTCATGTCGACGGGCGCGCGCCTCGGCATCCACGCCCACAACGACACGGGCTGCGCGGTCGCCAACTCGATGGCGGCAGTGCAGGCCGGCGTCAGCCACCTGCAGGGCTGCATCAACGGCTACGGCGAGCGCACGGGCAACGCCGACCTCGTCACGTGCGTCGCCAACCTCGAGCTCAAGCTGGGCATGTCGCTCCTGCCCGAGGGGCGACTCGCTGATGCCACGCGCATCTCGCACGCGATCTCGGAGATCACGAACTACCCGCCGCACGCCCGCCAGCCGTACACCGGGGTCTCGGCGTTCGCGCACAAGGCAGGGCTGCACGCCAGCGCGATCCGCGTCGACGCCGATCTCTACCAGCACATCGACCCCTCCCTGGTCGGCAACGACATGCGCCTGCTGGTATCGGAGATGGCCGGCCGGGCGACGATCGAGCTCAAGGGCAAGGAGCTCGGCTACGACCTAGCGAGCGATCCCGCTCGGCTCGCGCGCGTCACCGACCGGGTCAAGGCGATGGAGCAGGCGGGCTACACCTTCGAGGCAGCCGACGCCTCGTTCGAGCTGCTGCTCGCCGAGGAGGTCGACGGGGCCCGAACGTCGTTCTTCGAGGTCGAGTCGTGGCGGGTGCTGGCCGAGTCGGCCCGGGGTGCCGAGGCGCTGTCGGAGGCCACCGTCAAGCTGCGGGCCGGGGGAGTGCGCCTCGCCGTGATCGGCGAGGGCAACGGGCCCGTCAACGCGCTCGACCATGCCCTGCGACAGGCGATCGAGCAGGTCTATCCCGATGTCGCGCGGTTCCACCTGACCGACTTCAGGGTGCGCATCCTCGACCAGGGACACGGCACCGACGCCATCACGCGTGTGCTGATCGAGACCACCGACGGCAAGGACGTCTGGGTCACGGTCGGCGTGGGCGCCAACATCATCGAGGCCTCCTGGGAGGCGCTCGTCGACGCGCTCACGTACGGCCTGCGCCTGCACGGCGTGCACCCCAGCATCGACGGCTGA
- a CDS encoding branched-chain amino acid aminotransferase: protein MTSTPFAASLTQNPTAKTAEQRDAILADPGFGNHFTDHMFLAEWTPDTGWADGRVVPYGPLLIDPATAVLHYAQEIFEGLKAYVHDDGSAWLFRPEANAARMQRSAHRLALPELPTDWFLGSIQALVEADRAWIPAGGEKSLYLRPFMFASEVFLGVRPSQHVTYSVIASPAGAYFSGGVQAVSIWLSSEYSRAGAGGTGAAKCGGNYAASLLPQQEAAQHGCAQVAFLDSTEQKWIEELGGMNLYFVQSDGSIVTPSLSGSILEGITRDSIMQIGRDLGHEVVERRVSVDEWRQGAADGTITEVFACGTAAVVTPVASLKWDGGEVVSGDGQPGKVTTDIRSALVDIQYGRAEDRHGWMRRVTR from the coding sequence CGCCGCCTCGCTGACCCAGAACCCGACGGCCAAGACCGCCGAGCAGCGCGACGCGATCCTCGCCGACCCCGGATTCGGCAACCACTTCACCGACCACATGTTCCTGGCCGAGTGGACGCCCGACACCGGTTGGGCCGACGGTCGCGTCGTGCCCTACGGCCCGTTGCTGATCGACCCGGCCACGGCGGTCCTGCACTACGCGCAGGAGATCTTCGAGGGCCTCAAGGCCTACGTCCACGACGACGGGTCGGCCTGGCTGTTCCGGCCCGAGGCCAACGCCGCACGCATGCAGCGCTCGGCTCACCGGCTGGCGCTGCCCGAGCTGCCGACCGACTGGTTCCTCGGGTCGATCCAGGCGCTCGTCGAGGCCGACCGCGCATGGATCCCCGCCGGTGGTGAGAAGAGCCTCTACCTGCGTCCGTTCATGTTCGCCTCGGAGGTCTTCCTCGGCGTCCGGCCGTCGCAGCACGTGACGTACTCGGTCATCGCCTCCCCGGCGGGCGCGTACTTCTCCGGTGGCGTCCAGGCCGTTTCGATCTGGCTGTCGAGCGAGTACTCGCGCGCGGGTGCGGGCGGCACGGGAGCGGCCAAGTGCGGCGGCAACTACGCCGCCTCGCTGCTGCCGCAGCAGGAGGCCGCCCAGCACGGGTGCGCGCAGGTCGCGTTCCTCGACTCCACCGAGCAGAAGTGGATCGAGGAGCTCGGTGGCATGAACCTGTACTTCGTCCAGTCGGACGGCTCGATCGTCACGCCGTCGCTCTCGGGCTCGATCCTCGAGGGCATCACCCGTGACTCGATCATGCAGATCGGTCGCGATCTCGGCCACGAGGTCGTCGAGCGTCGCGTGTCTGTCGACGAGTGGCGCCAGGGTGCGGCCGACGGCACGATCACCGAGGTCTTCGCGTGCGGCACCGCCGCCGTCGTCACGCCCGTCGCGTCGCTCAAGTGGGACGGCGGCGAGGTCGTCAGCGGCGACGGGCAGCCCGGCAAGGTCACGACCGACATCCGCTCGGCGCTCGTCGACATCCAGTACGGCCGGGCCGAGGACCGCCACGGCTGGATGCGGCGCGTCACTCGCTAG
- a CDS encoding ABC transporter ATP-binding protein — MNSSTPAVHIDGIVKRFGAVTAVDGLSLDIQAGEVVAFLGPNGAGKTTTVDMVLGLSRPTEGTIEVFGGDPRAAVALGRVAAVMQSGGLVKDFTIRETVELTASLFRPSRPVDEVLERAGILDIADRLVGKASGGQQQRLRFALALTSDPDLLILDEPTTGMDVQGRRDFWAAIRSDAERGRTTVFATHYLDEADAYADRIVLVRHGKVVADGTASEIKALASGRTVRATVEHVDTEALRTVQGVESIDVRGDSVLVTCSDSDAVARHLLNHTAARDLEIASRNLEEAFLALTADDVPAPLTQGASA; from the coding sequence ATGAACTCATCCACCCCGGCCGTCCACATCGACGGCATCGTCAAGCGCTTCGGTGCCGTGACCGCGGTCGACGGACTCAGCCTCGACATCCAGGCCGGCGAGGTCGTCGCATTCCTCGGGCCGAACGGCGCCGGCAAGACCACGACCGTCGACATGGTCCTCGGCCTGTCCCGGCCGACCGAAGGGACCATCGAGGTCTTCGGTGGCGACCCCCGCGCAGCCGTCGCGCTCGGCCGGGTCGCGGCCGTGATGCAGAGCGGCGGCCTGGTCAAGGACTTCACGATCCGCGAGACCGTCGAGCTGACCGCCTCGCTGTTCCGCCCCTCCCGTCCGGTCGACGAGGTGCTCGAGCGGGCCGGCATCCTCGACATCGCCGACCGGCTCGTCGGCAAGGCGTCCGGCGGTCAGCAGCAGCGCCTGCGGTTCGCGCTCGCGCTGACGTCCGACCCCGACCTGCTGATCCTGGACGAGCCGACGACCGGCATGGACGTGCAGGGTCGCCGCGACTTCTGGGCGGCGATCCGCTCGGACGCCGAGCGCGGTCGGACGACGGTCTTCGCGACGCACTACCTCGACGAGGCCGATGCCTACGCCGACCGGATCGTCCTGGTGCGGCATGGCAAGGTCGTCGCCGACGGCACGGCGTCCGAGATCAAGGCGCTGGCCTCCGGCCGGACCGTGCGCGCCACGGTCGAGCACGTCGACACCGAGGCGCTGAGGACCGTGCAGGGCGTCGAGTCGATCGACGTGCGCGGCGATTCGGTCCTCGTCACCTGCTCGGACAGCGACGCCGTTGCCCGCCACCTGCTGAACCACACCGCTGCCCGCGACCTGGAGATCGCGTCGCGCAACCTGGAGGAGGCGTTCCTCGCCCTCACCGCCGACGACGTCCCGGCCCCTCTGACGCAAGGAGCATCCGCATGA
- a CDS encoding Fur family transcriptional regulator — MVEAPRNTRQRRAVVAILEDLDGFASAQEIHDILKKRGESVGLSTVYRSLQVLADAAEVDALRNDDGEVLYRQCSAGHHHHLVCRSCGRTVEIEGPSVERWADKIADENGFRDVAHTLEIFGTCASCAS, encoded by the coding sequence ATGGTCGAAGCACCCCGCAACACCCGGCAACGTCGCGCGGTCGTCGCGATCCTGGAGGATCTCGACGGCTTCGCCAGCGCCCAGGAGATCCACGACATCCTGAAGAAGCGTGGCGAGTCCGTCGGTCTCTCGACGGTCTACCGCAGCCTGCAGGTGCTGGCCGACGCCGCCGAGGTCGACGCGCTGCGCAACGACGACGGCGAGGTGCTCTACCGCCAGTGCAGCGCGGGTCACCACCACCACCTGGTGTGCCGCTCGTGCGGGCGCACCGTCGAGATCGAGGGTCCGTCGGTCGAGCGGTGGGCCGACAAGATCGCCGACGAGAACGGCTTCCGCGACGTCGCGCACACGCTCGAGATCTTCGGCACCTGCGCCTCCTGCGCGTCCTGA
- a CDS encoding 4a-hydroxytetrahydrobiopterin dehydratase — MTDDLLTGDEIAQMGVDDWRSMHDALEARFATRDFATGLRLVAAIGEAAEAAGHHPEIELRPDHVDVLLTSHDAGGKTSRDVDLARVISGLAADMGARSEPADVQRLELAIDTWDVDAIRPFWAAVLAAREIGDVDVADPRRRLPSIWFQQCEPHDEPHQRFHLDLRVSPEVVESRIAAALAAGGTLVSDEQAPRFWVLADAQGNKVCLCTHVTRSS, encoded by the coding sequence ATGACCGACGACCTGTTGACCGGCGACGAGATCGCGCAGATGGGTGTCGACGACTGGCGCTCGATGCACGACGCACTCGAGGCGCGCTTCGCGACCCGTGACTTCGCGACGGGGCTGCGTCTGGTCGCGGCGATCGGCGAGGCGGCCGAGGCAGCGGGCCACCACCCCGAGATCGAGCTGCGCCCCGACCACGTCGACGTGCTCCTGACGAGCCACGATGCGGGCGGCAAGACGTCCCGCGACGTCGATCTGGCCCGGGTCATCAGCGGCCTTGCCGCCGACATGGGTGCCCGGTCCGAGCCGGCGGACGTCCAGCGTCTCGAGCTGGCCATCGACACGTGGGACGTCGACGCCATCCGGCCGTTCTGGGCCGCGGTGCTCGCGGCCCGTGAGATCGGCGACGTCGACGTGGCCGATCCGCGTCGACGTCTCCCGTCGATCTGGTTCCAGCAGTGCGAGCCGCACGACGAGCCGCACCAGCGGTTCCACCTCGACCTCCGGGTGTCGCCAGAGGTGGTCGAGTCGCGCATCGCGGCGGCGCTCGCTGCTGGCGGCACGCTGGTCTCCGACGAGCAGGCACCCCGCTTCTGGGTGCTCGCCGACGCCCAGGGCAACAAGGTGTGCCTCTGCACGCACGTCACCCGATCGAGCTGA
- a CDS encoding GNAT family N-acetyltransferase — MTIRAVTGDALTAQDVHDIWKIRDAVFAVEQQCDEPDVDDRDLLPSTTHLWLADGTGITSYVRSYVEDDVRHVGRVCTRRDQRGRGLSGRLVAECTRRWGTSGLVLNAQAYLEDWYGLHGYVRTGDNFVEAGIDHVPMIRLP, encoded by the coding sequence ATGACGATTCGGGCCGTGACCGGTGATGCGCTGACGGCACAGGACGTCCACGACATCTGGAAGATCCGCGACGCGGTGTTCGCCGTCGAGCAGCAGTGCGACGAGCCCGATGTCGACGACCGCGACCTCCTCCCGTCGACGACGCACCTGTGGCTCGCCGACGGCACCGGCATCACGAGCTACGTCAGGTCGTACGTCGAGGACGACGTGCGGCACGTCGGACGGGTGTGCACGAGACGCGACCAGCGCGGTCGCGGCCTGTCGGGCCGTCTCGTCGCCGAGTGCACGCGGCGCTGGGGCACGTCTGGGCTGGTGCTCAACGCGCAGGCCTACCTGGAGGACTGGTACGGCCTGCACGGCTACGTGCGGACGGGAGACAACTTCGTGGAGGCCGGCATCGACCACGTGCCGATGATCCGTCTGCCATGA
- the aspA gene encoding aspartate ammonia-lyase — protein sequence MSDATRSEHDLIGDREVPVDAYWGVHTLRALENFPITGIPISVSPYLVEALASVKQAAATANNELGLLDDERFAAIRGACEEIRSGELADEFVVDVIQGGAGTSTNMNANEVIANRALELMGHAKGDYAFIHPNEHVNLSQSTNDVYPTAVKIAIILATHDLLAAMQVLEDSFARKADEFHDVLKMGRTQLQDAVPMTLGQEFRTYSLMIGEDRARLSEAVLLLHEINLGATAIGTMLNAPAGYVPSACGHLAAITGLPLETAVDLIEATQDCGAFVQLSGTLKRVAVKLSKICNDLRLLSSGPRAGFNEINLPAVQAGSSIMPGKVNPVIPEVVNQVAFQIIGHDMTVTMAAEAGQLQLNAFEPVICYSLSAGISRLEQAVLTLAHRCVDGITANVELLRSEVENSIGLVTALNPYIGYAAATEVAKEALATGRGVAELVLERGLLPREQLEAILRPEVLANLAKRPEPRTGPVPVAPA from the coding sequence ATGTCCGACGCCACACGTTCCGAGCACGACCTGATCGGAGACCGTGAGGTACCTGTGGACGCCTATTGGGGTGTGCACACGCTCCGCGCCCTCGAGAACTTCCCCATCACCGGCATCCCCATCTCCGTCAGCCCGTACCTCGTCGAGGCGCTCGCGTCCGTCAAGCAGGCGGCCGCGACCGCCAACAACGAGCTCGGCCTGCTCGACGACGAGCGCTTCGCGGCGATCCGCGGTGCCTGCGAGGAGATCCGCTCGGGCGAGCTGGCCGACGAGTTCGTGGTCGACGTCATCCAGGGCGGTGCCGGCACGTCGACCAACATGAACGCCAACGAGGTCATCGCCAACCGGGCGCTCGAGCTGATGGGCCACGCCAAGGGTGACTACGCGTTCATCCACCCCAACGAGCACGTCAACCTCAGCCAGTCGACCAACGACGTCTACCCGACCGCGGTCAAGATCGCGATCATCCTCGCGACGCACGACCTGCTGGCCGCGATGCAGGTGCTGGAGGACTCCTTCGCGCGCAAGGCCGACGAGTTCCACGACGTGTTGAAGATGGGCCGCACGCAGCTGCAGGACGCCGTGCCGATGACGCTCGGCCAGGAGTTCCGCACCTACTCGCTGATGATCGGCGAGGACCGCGCCCGCCTCAGCGAGGCGGTGCTGCTGCTGCACGAGATCAACCTGGGCGCCACCGCGATCGGCACGATGCTCAACGCTCCGGCGGGCTACGTGCCGTCCGCGTGCGGGCACCTGGCTGCCATCACGGGGCTGCCGCTCGAGACCGCGGTCGACCTGATCGAGGCGACGCAGGACTGTGGCGCGTTCGTGCAGCTGTCGGGCACGCTCAAGCGCGTCGCGGTCAAGCTGTCGAAGATCTGCAATGACCTGCGGCTGCTGTCGTCGGGCCCCCGGGCCGGCTTCAACGAGATCAACCTGCCGGCCGTGCAGGCCGGGTCGAGCATCATGCCGGGCAAGGTCAACCCCGTGATCCCCGAGGTCGTCAACCAGGTCGCGTTCCAGATCATCGGTCACGACATGACCGTCACGATGGCGGCCGAGGCGGGCCAGCTGCAGCTCAACGCCTTCGAGCCGGTCATCTGCTACTCGCTGTCGGCGGGCATCTCGCGGCTCGAACAGGCGGTGCTGACCCTGGCCCACCGCTGTGTCGACGGCATCACGGCCAATGTCGAGCTGCTGCGGTCGGAGGTCGAGAACTCGATCGGCCTCGTGACGGCGCTCAACCCGTACATCGGCTACGCCGCGGCGACCGAGGTCGCCAAGGAGGCGCTCGCGACGGGTCGAGGCGTCGCCGAGCTGGTGCTCGAACGGGGCCTCCTGCCGCGCGAGCAGCTCGAGGCGATCCTGCGTCCGGAGGTGCTGGCCAACCTGGCCAAGCGACCCGAGCCGCGGACCGGACCGGTACCGGTCGCGCCCGCCTGA
- a CDS encoding glycine--tRNA ligase, giving the protein MATTVDHVISLSKRRGFVYQCGEIYGGTKSAWDYGPLGVELKDNIKRQWWRSMVQGRDDVVGLDSSVILPTAVWEASGHLAAFVDPLVECQNCHKRYRQDHLQEAFAEKKAKKDGETIDPDSVEMALIVCEACGTRGQWTEPRMFNGLLKTYLGPVESEEGLHYLRPETAQGIFVNFANVMTTSRRKPPFGIGQIGKSFRNEITPGNFIFRTREFEQMEMEFFVEPGTDEQWQETWMQTRMDWYTGLGIAADNLRFFEHPAEKLSHYSKRTVDIEYKFEFAGSEWGELEGIANRTDFDLKTHAEHSGKDLQFFDQATGERWTPYVIEPAAGVNRSMMAFLIDAYTEEQVPNAKGGTDTRTVLKLDHRLSPVKAAVLPLSRNEDLSPKARALAAELRGFWNVEFDDAQAIGKRYRRQDEIGTPFCITVDFETLDDDAVTIRERDSMQQERIALDQVTSYLAARLPGC; this is encoded by the coding sequence ATGGCAACGACCGTCGACCACGTCATCAGCCTCAGCAAGCGCAGGGGATTCGTCTACCAGTGCGGTGAGATCTACGGCGGCACCAAGTCCGCGTGGGACTACGGCCCGCTCGGCGTCGAGCTCAAGGACAACATCAAGCGCCAGTGGTGGCGCTCGATGGTGCAGGGACGCGACGACGTCGTCGGCCTCGACTCCTCGGTCATCCTGCCCACTGCGGTCTGGGAGGCGTCCGGCCACCTCGCGGCCTTCGTCGACCCGCTCGTCGAGTGCCAGAACTGTCACAAGCGCTACCGGCAGGACCACCTGCAGGAGGCGTTCGCCGAGAAGAAGGCCAAGAAGGACGGCGAGACGATCGACCCCGACTCGGTCGAGATGGCGCTCATCGTCTGCGAGGCCTGCGGCACCCGTGGTCAGTGGACCGAGCCCCGCATGTTCAACGGCCTGCTCAAGACCTACCTCGGCCCTGTCGAGTCCGAGGAGGGGCTTCACTACTTGCGTCCCGAGACGGCGCAGGGCATCTTCGTCAACTTCGCCAACGTCATGACGACGTCGCGTCGCAAGCCGCCGTTCGGCATCGGCCAGATCGGCAAGAGCTTCCGCAACGAGATCACGCCCGGCAACTTCATCTTCCGCACCCGCGAGTTCGAGCAGATGGAGATGGAGTTCTTCGTCGAGCCCGGCACCGACGAGCAGTGGCAGGAGACATGGATGCAGACCCGCATGGACTGGTACACGGGCCTGGGCATCGCCGCCGACAACCTGCGCTTCTTCGAGCACCCGGCCGAGAAGCTCTCGCACTACTCCAAGCGCACCGTCGACATCGAGTACAAGTTCGAGTTCGCGGGCTCGGAGTGGGGCGAGCTCGAGGGCATCGCCAACCGCACCGACTTCGACCTCAAGACGCACGCCGAGCACTCGGGCAAGGACCTGCAGTTCTTCGACCAGGCAACCGGTGAGCGCTGGACGCCGTACGTCATCGAGCCCGCAGCCGGTGTCAACCGCTCGATGATGGCCTTCCTGATCGATGCGTACACCGAGGAGCAGGTGCCCAACGCCAAGGGCGGCACCGACACCCGCACGGTCCTCAAGCTCGACCACCGTCTCTCGCCCGTCAAGGCCGCGGTGCTGCCGCTGTCGCGCAACGAGGACCTCTCGCCCAAGGCGCGGGCTCTCGCCGCCGAGCTGCGCGGCTTCTGGAACGTCGAGTTCGACGACGCCCAGGCGATCGGCAAGCGCTACCGCCGCCAGGACGAGATCGGCACGCCGTTCTGCATCACGGTCGACTTCGAGACGCTCGACGACGACGCGGTCACGATCCGCGAGCGCGACTCGATGCAGCAGGAGCGCATCGCCCTCGACCAGGTCACGAGTTATCTGGCGGCGCGTCTTCCGGGGTGCTGA
- a CDS encoding metal ABC transporter substrate-binding protein, translated as MKKSLALLAVIPLVSLAACGGSTDDGGGAGGDKVSVAASFYPFAYAVQQVGGDLVKVDNLTSPGVEPHDLELKPKQVAAVQDADLVVFEEHFQNAVDEAVDQADRSDDDTVDVAKVVKLKTTQPGGEEEPAGDDHAEEGHDHGNEDPHTWLDPDNMIAITKAVESKLSTIDPDHADEYAANATAFEGKLTTLGDDFATGLKTCRTRTIVTSHAAFQYLAARYDLTQVPIAGIDPSNEPSPAQLADITQLVKAQGITTIFTEELVSPAIADTIAKETGATTATLDPIEGLSDKTKNDTYLTLMRKNLDTLKKANGCS; from the coding sequence ATGAAGAAGTCGTTGGCCCTGCTGGCCGTCATCCCGCTCGTCTCCCTCGCCGCCTGTGGCGGATCCACCGATGACGGGGGCGGTGCCGGCGGCGACAAGGTCTCGGTCGCCGCGTCGTTCTACCCGTTCGCGTACGCCGTCCAGCAGGTCGGCGGAGACCTCGTGAAGGTCGACAACCTGACGTCCCCCGGCGTCGAGCCGCACGACCTCGAGCTCAAGCCCAAGCAGGTCGCGGCCGTGCAGGACGCCGATCTGGTGGTGTTCGAGGAGCACTTCCAGAACGCGGTCGACGAGGCGGTCGACCAGGCCGACCGCTCGGACGACGACACCGTCGACGTCGCCAAGGTCGTGAAGCTCAAGACCACCCAGCCGGGTGGCGAGGAGGAGCCCGCCGGCGACGACCACGCCGAGGAGGGCCACGACCACGGGAACGAGGACCCGCACACCTGGCTCGACCCCGACAACATGATCGCGATCACGAAGGCCGTCGAGTCCAAGCTCTCGACGATCGACCCCGACCACGCCGACGAGTACGCCGCCAACGCCACCGCGTTCGAGGGCAAGCTCACGACGCTCGGCGACGACTTCGCCACGGGCCTGAAGACGTGTCGGACGCGCACGATCGTCACGAGCCACGCGGCGTTCCAGTACCTCGCCGCCCGATACGACCTGACGCAGGTGCCGATCGCCGGCATCGACCCGTCCAACGAGCCGTCGCCGGCCCAGCTGGCCGACATCACCCAGCTCGTGAAGGCCCAGGGCATCACCACGATCTTCACCGAGGAGCTGGTCAGCCCGGCGATCGCCGACACCATCGCCAAGGAGACCGGCGCGACGACCGCTACGCTCGACCCGATCGAGGGTCTGTCGGACAAGACGAAGAACGACACCTACCTGACCCTCATGCGCAAGAACCTCGACACCTTGAAGAAGGCCAACGGCTGTTCATGA
- a CDS encoding metal ABC transporter permease — MLDALNYEFMRYALVAAIFTGLAAPAIGTFLVQRRLALLGDGLGHVALTGVALGLITNIAPILTAVAVAIVGAVLIELLRMYGRTSADVALAMLFYGGLAGGVLLTSLADESINSLNAYLFGAITTVSTTDLVVVGILGVVVIALSLGLSPQLFAVCQDEEHAKVSGVPTRAYSILIAVLAAVTITVAMKTVGLLLVSALMVVPVAASQQLTRSFRTTHLLAMAIGLFAAVGGLFGSYQLDTPPGPTIVMIALIVFAAAATGGAVLTRTRSRRARVASATE, encoded by the coding sequence ATGCTTGACGCACTGAACTACGAGTTCATGCGGTACGCGCTGGTCGCGGCGATCTTCACAGGCCTCGCCGCACCCGCCATCGGCACGTTCCTGGTGCAGCGTCGTCTCGCTCTGTTGGGCGATGGTCTGGGCCACGTGGCCCTCACCGGGGTGGCACTGGGACTCATCACCAACATCGCCCCGATCCTCACTGCCGTCGCGGTCGCGATCGTGGGCGCGGTGCTGATCGAGCTGCTCCGCATGTACGGCCGCACCAGCGCCGACGTGGCGCTCGCGATGCTGTTCTACGGAGGCCTTGCCGGTGGCGTGCTGCTGACCAGCCTCGCCGACGAGAGCATCAACTCGCTGAACGCCTATCTCTTCGGCGCGATCACGACCGTCAGCACGACCGATCTCGTGGTCGTCGGCATCCTCGGCGTGGTCGTGATCGCACTGTCGCTCGGGCTCTCCCCGCAGCTGTTCGCGGTGTGCCAGGACGAGGAGCACGCCAAGGTCAGCGGCGTCCCGACCCGCGCCTACAGCATCCTGATCGCGGTGCTCGCCGCCGTCACCATCACGGTCGCGATGAAGACCGTCGGCCTGCTGCTGGTGTCGGCGCTCATGGTCGTGCCGGTCGCCGCCTCACAGCAGCTGACCCGCAGCTTCCGCACGACGCACCTGCTCGCCATGGCGATCGGCCTGTTCGCGGCCGTCGGCGGGCTGTTCGGCAGCTACCAGCTCGACACGCCGCCCGGGCCGACCATCGTCATGATCGCGCTCATCGTCTTCGCCGCGGCGGCGACCGGCGGTGCTGTTCTGACCCGCACCCGGTCGAGGCGCGCCCGAGTAGCCAGCGCCACCGAGTAG